The following is a genomic window from Parabacteroides johnsonii DSM 18315.
ACTTCTTTCCCCTACCCAGTCCGGGAAAAAACAGATTATTTTAGCACCTGACAGTACAAATTTCCAAAAAAATATGACAATATCCCCTCTAAAGACTAATATCTCAACTAATAAACTGATTTTTAATAGAATGCAACAACAACCAGTTTGTTAAAAAATATTACCCTTGCGGGTAATTTGAATTAGAAGGGGTAGAAAATCGAATTAGATGCAGTAGTAGTTTCGATTTGCACCAATCACTTTTTGGGATAAATGACAATAAGAGATAGGAGACAGAATACATTCAATCAGATAAAGAGAAGAAGCAATGTTATATTTTTCTTTAAGTACTTGAGGGCTTCGCCGATTTGATTTTCGACTGTTTTCTCTGAAATATTCAACAGGAGAGCTATTTCTTTGTAGCTCTTTTGTTCCTTTCGGCTCAAGTTAAAAATCTCACGGCGGCGTGGCGGCAGTTCGTCAATCAGGCGGTCTATGTATTCCTGAAGGTTGTGGGCATCAATCTCTTCTTCTACGTCATACGGTTCTTCCAATGCAGCAAGGACCGTGACTTTGTAGAAATCTTCATTCACATTCTTGCGATGCCGGTTAAAGATCAGATTCCGGGTGATAATAAACAGCAAGCCTTTAAAATGGTCATCTTCACGAAGAAATTCACGCGTTTCCCATACTTTGATGAAGACCTCCTGCACGACTTCTTCGGCAGCATCGGCACGGGTTAAATAAAGGCGACTGAAATTATAGACCTGTTTCCAGTATTGCTTATACAGAGCAGTAAACGCGTCTTTGCTGCTCTGTTTCAATAGTAGTATCAGTTCCCGTTCTTCCATATCCTTTTAAAATTGCTCACAAATGTAAAAAAAATTGTCAATTGTCAATTATCAATTGTCAATTACTTAGTGGTTCGTTCCTTCAAACAAATCATGATCTTCCTTTTTCTGGGAACTCTTGGCTTTGAAGTTATTGAACGTATAGCTCAACGTAAGCGTAATGAGCGGATAGCTGGGACGGATACGCGTAATGGATTGCAAGTCGGAGGTGATAATCTTACTTACATAACGAGCCGAATTGAAAACATCACGGAAAGAAAGCGTTGCCGCCAATTTACGATTCATCAGCTGCTGGCGAACGGCAAGATTCACATACCAGAAAGCATCCGTACGTCCCTGGGTCGTGACAGACGGGCCGACAAAGTTGCCGTCTACCTGGATACGGGTATATTTAAAGACATCGAAAGAGTTGTTCCACATAACATCGTAGTTCGTACTTGTTTCATTTTCACCGCCGGTTTTATACTGATTCTTTACCTTATAATGATACAGGCTGCCATTCAGATTCACATTCCACCAACGGGTAAGTTGTACTTGGCCACTCAATTCGATACCGGTCGAATAGTCGTGCCCGACATTCGCCATCGAATCCAGTGTCACACCGGCTTCATAGGGGACACGCAAACGTTCGATCTTATCCTTGCGACTCCGGTGGAACACCGTAGCTGAAACCGTATGCTCACCGATATTCTTTTTATAATTCAATTCGAAAGAATTGATATATTCCGAACGGATATCCGGATTACCGATCTCGGCCGAATAAAAGTCCCGATAGGTGATATACGGTTCCATGAAAAAGAGTTCCGGACGAGTAATACGGCGCGAATAAGAAGCCAATAGCTTATGCTCCTTCGGAAACGTATAGCCCAAATGAAGGGAAGGGAAAAACTCGAACTTGTTGTATGTACGATCCTTGCCCGGGATCGAGCTCCGCAAGACACGATGCGTATGCTCCCCCCGTACACCCGCCTGAAAATCGAACGACTTATAGCTGTCGGCAACGATTGCATAAACCGAATTGATGCCATGTTGGAAATAGAATGTGTTATAGATATCGTCCCGGTTATAAAACTCTTTCTTTTGCGGGTCCCAGAAATGCATCGTGTAGTCACCGTCTTCCAAATACGAGAAATATTGGTAACCGCCTTCGAGCCGTCCTGTTTTGCTATACGGGTAAATATAGTCCAGATTGCCCCGTACCGTCCAACGATGTTCATCTTCCCAGGCACGATGTCCCTTTTCACGCTCGTTATTCTTATTAAAAAGGTCACTCTGGAAATACTCCATCGCATTGCCTCCGTATTTCAGATAGAAACTGCCCGTCAACTGATGCCCCTTATCGTCAAATTTATGATCGAAACCGATTGTTCCCTGAAAATAAGTTTCATGCAGGTCGTAATCGTCACGACTATAATAATCACCTTCACCGAAAGTAATCCCCTCCGCCAGGCGCTTCTCCTTATAATCCAGGTCACCGTTACGCGTACGCCCACCATAACCACCTTCAAAGTCGGCATTCAAGGTGGTATGGGGTAATGTGTACATCCAACCCGCCTTCATCGAATAGTTGAAGTTGTTACTTTTACGCGGTCCGTTGGAATGGGAGGTCGTTGCCGTGTCTG
Proteins encoded in this region:
- a CDS encoding outer membrane beta-barrel family protein, which codes for MKKCFCLLLTLLCISYSVMAAPGFRIKGKIVDANNNQPIDFADVLLFREGDVNPVFHALPDPDGTFRIADVKDGKYNLLVRLVGYDLYNRPGIVLDAVSKAVDLGMIAMKPLEVGLAEVEVVAQKKQVIYKLDKKVIEASSNLLAGGGSAVDILENTPSIRVDAEGEVSFRGSTGFTVYVDGKPSVFSGTQALEQIPAGHIENIEIITTPSARHDTGGDVGIINIVTKKHAQHGFSGMVNLTGSTVLSRGVDFLVSQQNKASRWYLGGVWSDRLRKSDFDQEKTTIISDTATTSHSNGPRKSNNFNYSMKAGWMYTLPHTTLNADFEGGYGGRTRNGDLDYKEKRLAEGITFGEGDYYSRDDYDLHETYFQGTIGFDHKFDDKGHQLTGSFYLKYGGNAMEYFQSDLFNKNNEREKGHRAWEDEHRWTVRGNLDYIYPYSKTGRLEGGYQYFSYLEDGDYTMHFWDPQKKEFYNRDDIYNTFYFQHGINSVYAIVADSYKSFDFQAGVRGEHTHRVLRSSIPGKDRTYNKFEFFPSLHLGYTFPKEHKLLASYSRRITRPELFFMEPYITYRDFYSAEIGNPDIRSEYINSFELNYKKNIGEHTVSATVFHRSRKDKIERLRVPYEAGVTLDSMANVGHDYSTGIELSGQVQLTRWWNVNLNGSLYHYKVKNQYKTGGENETSTNYDVMWNNSFDVFKYTRIQVDGNFVGPSVTTQGRTDAFWYVNLAVRQQLMNRKLAATLSFRDVFNSARYVSKIITSDLQSITRIRPSYPLITLTLSYTFNNFKAKSSQKKEDHDLFEGTNH
- a CDS encoding RNA polymerase sigma-70 factor, which produces MEERELILLLKQSSKDAFTALYKQYWKQVYNFSRLYLTRADAAEEVVQEVFIKVWETREFLREDDHFKGLLFIITRNLIFNRHRKNVNEDFYKVTVLAALEEPYDVEEEIDAHNLQEYIDRLIDELPPRRREIFNLSRKEQKSYKEIALLLNISEKTVENQIGEALKYLKKNITLLLLFI